In Pseudomonas sp. MM213, a genomic segment contains:
- the msrP gene encoding protein-methionine-sulfoxide reductase catalytic subunit MsrP, with product MLIKVPKSSDCHESDVTPESLYLSRRNVLGAAVAGLAVSSLPRWASADDAARYADVEAGNAPSWFAEKLPSTKWGAVTVKDEAITPFKDATHYNNFYEFGTDKGDPAANAGSLKTEPWSVVVDGEVGKPGRYALEDFMKPYQLEERIYRLRCVEAWSMVIPWIGFPISALLNVVEPTSKAKFIRFETLQDPKTMPGQRSGFALIDWPYVEGLRLDEAMNPLAILAVGMYGRELPNQNGAPLRLVVPWKYGFKSIKSIVRISLVSEQPKTTWQSIAADEYGFYANVNPTVDHPRWTQARERRLPSGLFKPNVRDTQMFNGYSDEVASLYTGLDLRKNY from the coding sequence ATGCTGATCAAAGTCCCCAAGTCATCCGACTGCCATGAGTCGGATGTCACGCCTGAATCCCTCTATCTATCTCGTCGTAATGTCTTGGGTGCCGCCGTTGCCGGCTTGGCTGTGAGCAGCTTGCCGCGTTGGGCCAGTGCTGACGATGCCGCGCGATACGCGGATGTCGAGGCGGGTAACGCGCCGTCCTGGTTTGCCGAAAAACTTCCTTCTACCAAGTGGGGGGCGGTCACCGTCAAGGATGAGGCGATCACGCCGTTCAAGGACGCGACCCACTACAACAATTTCTATGAGTTCGGTACCGACAAGGGTGATCCGGCCGCCAACGCCGGTTCTCTGAAAACCGAACCGTGGAGCGTGGTGGTGGACGGGGAGGTGGGTAAGCCGGGGCGATATGCGCTGGAGGACTTCATGAAGCCTTATCAGCTGGAGGAGCGTATCTATCGTCTTCGCTGTGTAGAGGCCTGGTCGATGGTCATTCCATGGATCGGATTTCCCATCTCTGCGTTGCTCAATGTTGTTGAGCCAACCTCCAAGGCAAAATTCATTCGCTTCGAAACGCTGCAGGACCCTAAGACCATGCCAGGGCAGCGCTCTGGTTTTGCCCTGATCGACTGGCCCTATGTAGAAGGGCTGCGTCTGGACGAGGCGATGAATCCGTTGGCGATTCTTGCAGTGGGTATGTACGGGCGTGAGCTGCCTAACCAGAACGGCGCACCTCTGCGCCTGGTGGTGCCGTGGAAGTACGGCTTCAAGAGCATCAAATCCATCGTGCGGATCAGTCTGGTCAGCGAACAGCCGAAAACCACCTGGCAAAGCATTGCTGCGGACGAGTACGGCTTCTATGCCAACGTGAATCCGACAGTCGATCATCCGCGCTGGACGCAGGCTAGGGAGCGTCGTTTACCGAGCGGTCTGTTCAAGCCCAATGTGCGTGACACGCAGATGTTCAACGGCTACTCGGACGAAGTTGCTTCTCTATATACAGGGCTCGATCTGCGGAAGAACTACTGA
- the pssA gene encoding CDP-diacylglycerol--serine O-phosphatidyltransferase, producing the protein MSERPEEPNQASDAESLLPIDEHVEEGHDAEGRKVRHRGIYLLPNLFTTANLFAGFYSIINSMSAQSALSAGDAIGASKYFAFAAIAIFVAMVLDGLDGRVARMTNTQSAFGAEYDSLSDMVAFGVAPALLAFGWALGDMGKVGWMVAFIYVAGAALRLARFNTQVGTADKRYFIGLASPAAAGVVAGIVWAFSDYGIQGSKMSFLVALMVAAAGMLMVSNIKYNSFKELDLKGRVPFVAILAVVLVFAVVFSDPPRILLLVFLAYAASGPVQYLLRLRRHKSV; encoded by the coding sequence ATGAGCGAACGTCCCGAAGAGCCAAACCAGGCTTCTGACGCCGAAAGCCTGCTGCCCATCGATGAACACGTCGAAGAAGGGCATGACGCTGAAGGCCGTAAAGTCCGGCATCGTGGTATCTATCTTCTGCCGAATCTGTTCACCACTGCGAACCTGTTCGCAGGGTTCTACTCCATCATCAATTCAATGAGTGCCCAGAGTGCCTTGAGTGCAGGTGATGCGATTGGCGCGAGCAAGTATTTTGCGTTTGCCGCGATCGCCATTTTTGTCGCCATGGTGCTCGACGGTCTCGACGGTCGAGTTGCCCGTATGACCAACACCCAGAGTGCCTTCGGTGCCGAGTACGACTCGCTGTCCGATATGGTCGCCTTCGGTGTCGCGCCGGCACTGCTGGCATTTGGCTGGGCCTTGGGTGATATGGGCAAGGTCGGCTGGATGGTCGCCTTCATTTATGTCGCCGGCGCTGCGTTGCGCCTGGCACGTTTCAACACCCAGGTGGGCACCGCCGACAAGCGCTACTTCATCGGCCTGGCCAGTCCGGCTGCGGCGGGTGTGGTTGCGGGTATTGTCTGGGCGTTCAGCGATTACGGCATTCAGGGCTCCAAGATGTCTTTCCTGGTTGCGCTGATGGTTGCGGCCGCCGGCATGCTGATGGTCAGCAACATCAAGTACAACAGCTTCAAGGAGCTGGACCTGAAAGGGCGCGTACCTTTCGTGGCGATCCTGGCCGTGGTGCTGGTGTTTGCCGTCGTGTTCAGTGATCCGCCGCGCATCCTGCTGCTGGTTTTCCTCGCCTATGCAGCGTCTGGCCCGGTTCAATACCTGTTACGTCTTCGTCGGCACAAAAGCGTGTAA
- the ilvC gene encoding ketol-acid reductoisomerase has protein sequence MKVFYDKDCDLSIIQGKKVAIIGYGSQGHAQACNLKDSGVDVTVGLRKGSATVAKAEAHGLKVTDVASAVAAADLVMILTPDEFQSSLYKNEIEPNIKKGATLAFSHGFAIHYNQVVPRADLDVIMIAPKAPGHTVRSEFVKGGGIPDLIAIYQDASGNAKNVALSYAAGVGGGRTGIIETTFKDETETDLFGEQAVLCGGTVELVKAGFETLVEAGYAPEMAYFECLHELKLIVDLMYEGGIANMNYSISNNAEYGEYVTGPEVINAESRQAMRNALKRIQDGEYAKMFISEGATGYPSMTAKRRNNAAHGIEIIGEQLRSMMPWIGANKIVDKAKN, from the coding sequence ATGAAAGTTTTCTACGATAAAGACTGCGACCTGTCGATCATCCAGGGCAAGAAAGTTGCCATCATCGGTTACGGTTCCCAAGGCCACGCTCAAGCGTGCAACCTGAAAGACTCCGGCGTTGACGTCACTGTTGGCCTGCGTAAAGGTTCGGCGACCGTTGCCAAAGCCGAAGCTCACGGCCTGAAAGTGACCGACGTTGCTTCCGCTGTTGCGGCTGCCGACCTGGTCATGATCCTGACCCCGGACGAGTTCCAGTCCTCCCTGTACAAAAACGAAATCGAGCCGAACATCAAGAAAGGCGCAACCCTGGCCTTCTCCCACGGCTTCGCGATCCACTACAACCAGGTTGTTCCGCGCGCTGACCTCGACGTGATCATGATCGCGCCGAAAGCACCGGGCCACACCGTGCGTTCCGAGTTCGTCAAAGGCGGCGGTATCCCTGACCTGATCGCTATCTATCAGGATGCTTCCGGCAACGCCAAAAACGTTGCACTGTCCTACGCTGCCGGCGTTGGTGGCGGTCGTACCGGTATCATCGAAACCACTTTCAAGGACGAGACCGAAACCGACCTGTTCGGCGAACAAGCCGTTCTGTGCGGTGGTACCGTTGAACTGGTCAAAGCCGGTTTCGAAACCCTGGTTGAAGCTGGCTACGCGCCGGAAATGGCCTACTTCGAATGCCTGCACGAACTGAAACTGATCGTTGACCTCATGTACGAAGGCGGTATCGCCAACATGAACTACTCGATCTCCAACAACGCTGAATACGGCGAGTACGTGACTGGTCCGGAAGTGATCAACGCCGAATCCCGTCAGGCCATGCGCAACGCCCTGAAACGTATTCAGGACGGCGAATACGCCAAGATGTTCATCAGCGAAGGCGCAACCGGCTATCCTTCGATGACCGCCAAGCGTCGTAACAACGCCGCTCACGGTATCGAAATCATCGGCGAGCAACTGCGCTCCATGATGCCGTGGATCGGTGCCAACAAGATCGTCGACAAAGCCAAAAACTAA
- the ilvN gene encoding acetolactate synthase small subunit codes for MRHIISLLLENEPGALSRVVGLFSQRNYNIESLTVAPTEDPTLSRLTLTTVGHDEIIEQITKNLNKLIEVVKLVDLSESAHIERELMLVKVKATGAQRAEIKRTTDIYRGQIVDVSASVYTVQLTGTSDKLDSFIQSIGTASILETVRSGVTGIARGDKVLSI; via the coding sequence ATGCGGCACATTATTTCCTTGCTTCTGGAAAACGAACCCGGTGCTCTGTCGCGTGTAGTCGGCCTGTTCTCGCAGCGCAACTACAACATCGAAAGCCTGACCGTGGCGCCAACCGAAGACCCGACCTTGTCGCGTCTGACGCTGACCACCGTTGGTCACGATGAGATCATCGAGCAGATCACCAAGAACCTGAACAAGCTGATCGAAGTGGTCAAACTGGTCGACCTGTCGGAAAGTGCTCACATCGAGCGCGAACTGATGCTGGTCAAGGTCAAGGCCACCGGCGCCCAGCGCGCCGAGATCAAGCGCACCACCGATATTTACCGTGGGCAGATCGTTGATGTCAGCGCTAGCGTGTATACCGTTCAATTGACCGGTACCAGCGACAAGCTCGACAGCTTCATTCAGTCCATCGGCACCGCGTCGATCCTGGAAACCGTCCGCAGCGGCGTAACCGGTATTGCTCGCGGCGACAAAGTACTCAGCATCTAA
- a CDS encoding acetolactate synthase 3 large subunit, with amino-acid sequence MELLSGGEMLVRFLRDEGVKYIYGYPGGALLHVYDALFKEPEVTHILVRHEQAATHMADGYARATGKAGVVLVTSGPGATNAITGIATAYMDSIPMVVISGQVPSNMVGTDAFQETDMIGISRPIVKHSFMIKHASEIPEVMKKAFYLAQSGRPGPVVVDIPKDMTNPAEKFEYIFPKKAKLRSYSPAVRGHSGQIRKAAEMLLAAKRPVMYAGGGVILGGGSAPLTELAKMLNLPVTNTLMGLGAYPGTDRQFIGMLGMHGSYTANLAMHHADVILAVGARFDDRVINGASKFCPNAKIIHIDIDPASISKTIKADVPIVGPVESVLTEMVAILKEIGETPNKESVASWWKQVDEWRGDRGLFPYDKGDGSVIKPQTVIETLCEVTKGDAFVASDVGQHQMFAAQYYKFNKPNRWINSGGLGTMGFGFPAAMGIKLSFPDADVACVTGEGSIQMNIQELSTCLQYGLPVKIVILNNGVLGMVRQWQDMSYGSRHSHSYMESLPDFVKLAEAYGHVGVRITDSKDLKSQMEEAFAMKDRLVVIDIAVDTSEHVYPMQIKDGSMRDMWLSKTERT; translated from the coding sequence GTGGAGCTTTTATCTGGCGGTGAGATGCTCGTCCGCTTTTTGCGTGACGAAGGCGTCAAGTACATCTACGGGTACCCGGGTGGTGCTCTTCTTCATGTTTACGATGCCCTGTTCAAAGAACCGGAAGTGACCCACATCCTGGTTCGTCACGAGCAGGCTGCGACCCATATGGCTGACGGCTACGCCCGTGCCACTGGTAAAGCCGGTGTGGTGCTGGTGACCTCCGGCCCGGGCGCAACCAACGCCATTACCGGTATTGCCACGGCCTACATGGACTCCATTCCGATGGTGGTCATTTCCGGCCAGGTGCCTAGCAACATGGTTGGCACCGATGCGTTCCAGGAAACCGACATGATCGGTATCTCCCGGCCGATCGTGAAGCACAGCTTCATGATCAAGCACGCGTCGGAAATCCCGGAAGTCATGAAGAAAGCGTTCTACCTGGCGCAATCCGGTCGTCCTGGTCCGGTCGTTGTCGATATCCCGAAAGACATGACCAACCCGGCCGAGAAGTTCGAATACATCTTCCCGAAAAAAGCCAAGCTGCGTTCCTACAGCCCGGCCGTTCGCGGTCACTCCGGACAAATCCGCAAGGCAGCCGAAATGCTCCTGGCGGCCAAGCGCCCTGTGATGTACGCAGGCGGCGGTGTGATTCTTGGTGGTGGCTCCGCGCCGCTGACCGAGTTGGCGAAGATGCTCAACCTGCCAGTGACCAATACCCTGATGGGTCTGGGTGCCTACCCTGGCACCGACCGTCAGTTCATCGGCATGCTCGGCATGCACGGCAGCTACACCGCCAACCTGGCGATGCACCATGCTGACGTGATCCTCGCAGTCGGCGCACGCTTCGACGATCGTGTCATCAACGGCGCGTCGAAGTTCTGCCCGAATGCCAAGATCATTCACATCGACATCGACCCGGCTTCGATCTCCAAGACCATCAAGGCCGACGTGCCGATCGTTGGTCCGGTGGAAAGCGTCCTGACCGAAATGGTCGCGATCCTCAAGGAAATCGGCGAGACCCCGAACAAGGAGTCCGTTGCCAGTTGGTGGAAGCAAGTTGATGAGTGGCGCGGTGATCGCGGCCTGTTCCCTTACGACAAGGGCGACGGCAGTGTCATCAAGCCGCAGACCGTGATCGAAACCCTGTGCGAAGTGACCAAGGGCGATGCCTTTGTTGCCTCCGACGTGGGTCAGCACCAAATGTTCGCGGCGCAGTACTACAAGTTCAACAAGCCGAACCGCTGGATCAACTCCGGTGGCCTGGGCACCATGGGCTTCGGTTTCCCGGCGGCCATGGGTATCAAGTTGAGCTTTCCGGATGCCGACGTCGCCTGCGTAACGGGCGAGGGCAGTATCCAGATGAACATTCAGGAACTGTCCACCTGTCTGCAATATGGTTTGCCGGTCAAAATCGTCATCCTGAACAACGGCGTTCTGGGTATGGTTCGTCAGTGGCAGGACATGAGCTACGGTAGCCGTCACTCGCACTCCTACATGGAATCGTTGCCTGACTTCGTCAAGCTGGCAGAGGCGTATGGCCATGTCGGCGTGCGCATCACCGACTCGAAAGATCTGAAGTCGCAGATGGAAGAAGCATTCGCCATGAAGGATCGCCTGGTGGTCATCGATATTGCGGTCGACACCAGCGAGCACGTCTATCCGATGCAAATCAAAGACGGCTCCATGCGCGATATGTGGCTGAGCAAGACGGAGCGTACTTAA
- a CDS encoding DUF4124 domain-containing protein — translation MRTFFLTASLLIAISPLCMAAQIYTWVDEQGVTHFDAQPPQGREAKTVVTPSPANKPATLPRSNAIGDQQAIDKTVKKQVAEQQAQLKVFCEQARTNLAQLQNNPRIREDVEGEMRRLTDEQRQERTAEAQRQIAENCQ, via the coding sequence ATGCGAACGTTTTTCCTGACCGCCAGCCTGCTGATCGCCATCAGCCCTTTGTGCATGGCCGCTCAGATTTACACGTGGGTCGATGAACAAGGCGTTACCCACTTCGATGCGCAGCCGCCCCAGGGCCGGGAAGCCAAGACCGTGGTCACGCCCTCCCCTGCAAACAAGCCGGCTACGCTGCCCCGCAGTAATGCCATTGGCGATCAACAGGCCATCGATAAGACCGTTAAAAAACAGGTCGCCGAGCAGCAAGCGCAGCTAAAGGTATTCTGCGAGCAGGCGCGGACGAACCTGGCTCAACTGCAGAACAATCCGCGGATACGGGAGGATGTCGAGGGTGAGATGCGCCGCCTGACCGACGAGCAACGTCAGGAACGGACTGCTGAAGCGCAAAGACAGATCGCTGAAAACTGCCAGTAG
- a CDS encoding YqcC family protein: MDARFPKIAEQLLLIERELRVQGWWDDVSPSVEALSSVEPFSVDTLDFEQWLQWIFLPRMKAILEQDLPLPNASGIQEMAEMVFASRNVQGKDRQLQVLLKEFDQLITASR; the protein is encoded by the coding sequence ATGGACGCACGCTTTCCGAAAATTGCCGAGCAGCTGTTGTTGATCGAGCGCGAGTTGCGGGTTCAGGGGTGGTGGGACGATGTCTCGCCATCGGTTGAAGCGCTGTCCAGTGTCGAGCCGTTCTCGGTCGATACGCTGGATTTCGAGCAGTGGCTGCAATGGATCTTCCTGCCGCGCATGAAAGCGATCCTCGAGCAGGATTTGCCGTTGCCCAATGCCTCGGGCATTCAGGAGATGGCGGAAATGGTCTTCGCCAGCCGCAATGTCCAGGGCAAGGATCGGCAGTTGCAGGTGCTGCTCAAAGAGTTCGACCAACTGATCACCGCCTCCCGCTGA
- the mrcB gene encoding penicillin-binding protein 1B yields the protein MTRTRSPRTPKKPPSRGLRPWLGWALKLSLVGLVVLAGFAVYLDAIVQEKFSGKRWTIPAKVYARPLELFTGQKLSKEDFLTELDALGYRRESVSNGPGAAAVNGNTVDLNTRGFQFYEGMENAQPVRVRFSGDYVAELSATNGSKLSVVRLEPLLIGGIYPKNLEDRILINIDQVPPYLLETLVAVEDRDFYSHWGVSPKSIVRAIWVNTSGGKMTQGGSTLTQQLVKNFYLTSERSLSRKLTEAMMAMLLELHYDKREILEAYLNEVFVGQDGQRAVHGFGLASQFFFGQPLSELKLHQVAMLVGMVKGPSYYNPRRNPERALERRNLVLDVLEQQGVATAEQVAAAKKMPLGVTTRGKLADSSFPGFLDLVKRQLREDYRDEDLTEEGLRIFTSFDPILQMKAEASVNDTFKRLSGRKGSDDVEAAMVVTNPETGEVQAMIGSRQASFAGFNRALDAVRPIGSLIKPAVYLTALEKPSQYTLTSWLSDESFSVKGADGQVWKPQNYDRRSHGTVFLYQGLAHSYNLSTARLGLAVGVPNVLKTLARLGVSREFPAFPSMLLGAGGMTPIEVATMYQTLANGGFNTPMRGIRSVLTAEGEPLKRYPFQIQQRFDPASIYLIQSAMQRVMREGTGSSVYNVLPKTLTLAGKTGTSNDSRDSWFAGFSQDLLAVVWLGRDDNGKTPFTGATGALQVWTSFMRKADPLPLDMPQPDNVVQAWVDSHTGQGSDANCPGAVQMPYIRGSEPPPGAACGGESPVNGETVMDWVKGWMN from the coding sequence ATGACTCGTACTCGATCCCCCCGTACCCCCAAAAAACCACCTTCCAGGGGCCTGCGCCCTTGGCTGGGCTGGGCCCTTAAACTCAGTCTGGTCGGCCTTGTGGTGCTCGCCGGGTTCGCGGTTTACCTCGACGCTATTGTCCAGGAGAAGTTCTCCGGCAAGCGCTGGACTATCCCGGCCAAGGTATATGCGCGCCCGCTTGAGCTGTTCACCGGCCAGAAGCTGAGCAAGGAAGACTTCCTCACCGAGCTTGACGCCCTGGGCTATCGCCGCGAAAGCGTGAGCAACGGCCCCGGCGCAGCAGCGGTCAACGGCAACACCGTTGACTTGAATACCCGTGGTTTCCAGTTCTATGAAGGCATGGAGAACGCCCAGCCCGTACGCGTGCGCTTCTCCGGCGACTACGTGGCCGAACTTTCAGCGACCAATGGTTCGAAGCTTTCTGTGGTGCGGCTGGAACCGCTGCTGATCGGCGGGATTTATCCGAAGAATCTCGAAGACCGCATTCTGATCAACATCGATCAGGTGCCGCCGTATCTGCTGGAAACCCTGGTCGCTGTAGAAGACCGGGACTTCTATAGCCACTGGGGCGTGTCGCCGAAGTCGATTGTCCGCGCCATCTGGGTCAACACCTCTGGCGGCAAGATGACCCAGGGCGGTAGTACCCTGACGCAACAGTTGGTCAAGAACTTCTACCTGACCAGCGAACGCAGCCTGAGCCGCAAACTCACCGAAGCCATGATGGCGATGCTGCTTGAGCTGCATTACGACAAGCGGGAGATTCTTGAGGCCTACCTCAATGAAGTGTTCGTCGGTCAGGATGGCCAGCGCGCGGTGCACGGTTTCGGCCTCGCCAGCCAGTTCTTCTTCGGGCAGCCGTTGTCCGAGCTGAAACTGCATCAAGTCGCGATGCTGGTGGGCATGGTCAAGGGACCGTCCTATTACAACCCGCGTCGCAATCCGGAGCGGGCGCTCGAGCGGCGCAACCTGGTGCTCGATGTGCTTGAGCAGCAAGGCGTCGCCACCGCCGAGCAGGTCGCGGCGGCGAAGAAAATGCCTTTGGGCGTGACGACGCGCGGCAAACTGGCCGACAGTTCGTTCCCTGGGTTTCTCGATCTGGTTAAACGTCAACTGCGCGAAGACTATCGCGACGAAGACTTGACCGAAGAAGGCCTGCGGATCTTCACCAGTTTCGATCCTATTTTGCAGATGAAGGCTGAAGCGTCGGTCAACGATACGTTCAAGCGCTTGTCCGGCCGCAAAGGTTCCGATGACGTTGAAGCGGCGATGGTGGTGACCAACCCGGAAACCGGTGAGGTCCAGGCGATGATCGGCAGTCGCCAGGCGAGCTTCGCCGGTTTCAACCGGGCGCTGGATGCTGTGCGACCGATCGGTTCGTTGATCAAGCCGGCGGTTTATCTGACAGCCCTTGAGAAACCTAGCCAGTACACGTTGACCAGTTGGCTGTCAGACGAATCCTTCTCGGTAAAAGGCGCGGACGGGCAGGTCTGGAAACCGCAAAACTATGATCGCCGCTCCCATGGCACTGTTTTCCTTTATCAGGGCCTGGCGCACTCCTACAACCTGTCGACCGCGCGTCTCGGGTTGGCGGTGGGCGTGCCGAATGTCTTGAAGACACTGGCGCGCCTGGGGGTGAGTCGCGAGTTTCCGGCATTCCCGTCGATGCTGCTGGGTGCCGGCGGCATGACCCCGATCGAAGTGGCGACCATGTACCAGACCCTCGCCAACGGTGGCTTCAATACACCGATGCGCGGGATTCGTAGCGTGCTGACGGCGGAAGGCGAGCCGCTCAAGCGCTATCCGTTCCAGATTCAGCAGCGTTTCGATCCGGCGTCCATTTACCTGATCCAGAGTGCCATGCAGCGGGTCATGCGCGAAGGCACCGGCAGTTCGGTTTACAACGTGTTACCGAAAACCCTGACGCTGGCGGGCAAGACCGGTACCAGTAACGATTCGCGAGACAGCTGGTTCGCCGGCTTCAGTCAGGATTTGCTGGCGGTGGTGTGGCTGGGTCGCGATGACAACGGCAAGACACCGTTTACCGGTGCCACTGGCGCGTTGCAGGTCTGGACCAGTTTCATGCGCAAGGCCGATCCGTTGCCGCTGGACATGCCGCAGCCGGATAATGTGGTTCAGGCTTGGGTCGATTCACATACCGGACAAGGCTCTGATGCCAACTGCCCAGGCGCCGTGCAGATGCCGTATATTCGCGGCAGCGAACCGCCTCCCGGCGCTGCTTGTGGTGGCGAAAGCCCTGTTAACGGTGAAACGGTGATGGATTGGGTCAAGGGCTGGATGAATTAA
- a CDS encoding bifunctional aminoglycoside phosphotransferase/ATP-binding protein has translation MSQPLIAALQNPALYPHPVDGFQLIETHISWVILTGAFAYKVKKPVNFGFLDFTSLDAREHFCGEELRLNQRLTNDLYLEVLPITGSAEAPQLGGDGPVIEYALKMRQFPQSQLLSTLQANGELTTAHIDEMAAQIAQFHLTAPKVPAEHEAGTPDSVMAPVRQNFEQIRPFLNDKADLLQLDALQAWAESSFERLKPLFAQRKAEGFIRECHGDIHLGNATVIDGKVVIFDCIEFNEPFRFTDVYADTGFLAMDLEDRGLKSLARRFISQYLELTGDYQGLELLNFYKAYRALVRAKVSLFSMPAEADPVQRATTLRQYRNYANLAESYSTIPSRFMAITHGVSAVGKSHVAMRLVEALGAIRLRSDVERKRLFGEQTVANDPQAGIYSADASAATYTRLHEIAAVILRAGFPVVVDATYLKRDQRDGAAKIAEATGAPFLILDCNAPQAVIESWLALRQADKKDPSDANLAVIEAQQANREALTPEEILCSKRVQTNESGTLDTVVAQIRQRLPGL, from the coding sequence GTGAGCCAGCCCCTGATCGCCGCCCTGCAAAACCCGGCCCTTTACCCGCATCCGGTAGACGGGTTCCAGCTCATCGAAACCCACATCTCCTGGGTCATTCTCACAGGCGCTTTCGCTTATAAAGTGAAGAAGCCCGTCAACTTCGGCTTCCTCGACTTCACCAGCCTCGATGCCCGCGAGCATTTCTGTGGTGAAGAACTGCGCCTGAACCAGCGCCTGACCAATGATTTGTATCTCGAAGTATTGCCGATTACCGGCAGCGCCGAAGCGCCACAACTGGGCGGCGACGGTCCGGTCATCGAATACGCGCTGAAAATGCGTCAGTTCCCACAGAGCCAACTGCTCAGCACGCTGCAAGCCAACGGCGAATTGACCACCGCGCACATCGACGAGATGGCCGCACAGATTGCGCAATTCCACCTCACCGCACCAAAAGTGCCTGCGGAACACGAAGCCGGCACGCCGGACAGCGTCATGGCGCCGGTGCGGCAGAACTTCGAGCAGATCCGCCCGTTCCTGAATGACAAGGCGGACCTGCTGCAACTCGATGCCTTGCAAGCCTGGGCCGAAAGCAGCTTCGAACGCCTCAAGCCACTGTTTGCCCAGCGCAAGGCCGAGGGGTTCATCCGCGAGTGTCACGGTGACATCCATCTGGGCAACGCCACCGTGATCGATGGCAAGGTCGTGATCTTCGACTGCATCGAATTCAACGAGCCGTTCCGCTTCACCGACGTCTATGCCGACACCGGTTTCCTGGCGATGGACCTTGAAGACCGTGGCCTGAAGAGCCTGGCCCGTCGTTTTATCAGCCAATACCTGGAGTTGACCGGCGATTACCAGGGCCTGGAACTGCTGAACTTCTATAAAGCCTACCGTGCGCTGGTTCGCGCCAAGGTCAGCCTGTTCAGCATGCCGGCCGAGGCCGACCCGGTGCAGCGCGCTACTACCCTGCGCCAGTACCGCAACTATGCAAACCTGGCGGAAAGCTACAGCACCATTCCTTCGCGCTTCATGGCCATCACCCACGGCGTTTCCGCTGTTGGCAAAAGCCACGTGGCCATGCGCCTGGTGGAAGCGCTGGGCGCAATTCGCCTGCGCTCCGACGTCGAGCGCAAACGCCTGTTCGGCGAACAAACTGTCGCCAACGATCCGCAAGCCGGCATTTATAGCGCCGACGCCAGCGCCGCAACCTACACTCGCCTGCATGAAATCGCCGCGGTCATCCTGCGCGCCGGTTTCCCGGTGGTAGTCGATGCCACTTACCTCAAGCGCGACCAGCGCGACGGCGCGGCGAAAATTGCCGAAGCCACCGGCGCGCCGTTCCTGATCCTTGATTGCAACGCGCCACAAGCGGTGATCGAAAGCTGGCTGGCCCTGCGTCAGGCAGACAAGAAGGATCCGTCCGACGCCAACCTGGCCGTTATCGAAGCGCAGCAAGCCAATCGTGAAGCCCTGACGCCAGAAGAGATTCTGTGCAGCAAACGCGTACAGACCAATGAAAGCGGGACCCTCGACACCGTCGTTGCGCAAATTCGCCAACGCCTGCCAGGCCTGTAA
- a CDS encoding pentapeptide repeat-containing protein, giving the protein MSQPKLLDTPLYALLHKDDITGFNNERPKDGPIDMVGGDFRGLDLRELNADGIDFTDAYFRSADLRGIDFSNSNLEGASLAHAQISGAYFPRELSADEILMSMNFGTRLRYRTR; this is encoded by the coding sequence ATGAGCCAGCCGAAACTTCTCGACACCCCGCTTTATGCCTTACTGCACAAAGACGACATCACAGGTTTCAACAACGAACGTCCAAAAGACGGACCTATCGACATGGTCGGTGGTGACTTCCGAGGCCTGGACCTGCGCGAACTGAATGCCGACGGCATCGACTTTACCGATGCTTACTTCCGCTCGGCCGACTTGCGCGGCATCGATTTCAGTAACTCAAACCTGGAAGGCGCAAGCCTGGCCCACGCGCAGATCTCCGGCGCCTACTTTCCACGAGAGCTGAGTGCCGACGAAATTCTGATGTCGATGAATTTCGGTACACGCCTGCGTTATCGAACCCGTTAA
- a CDS encoding TfoX/Sxy family protein yields MNDELQHLKNLGKTSAQWLHAVGIHSASDLRRLGAVDAYRAVRTRGFRASKVLLYAIEGALMDVHWNDIPAERKEALNKQLEAISSRHKN; encoded by the coding sequence ATGAATGATGAACTGCAGCACCTGAAGAATCTTGGCAAGACATCGGCGCAGTGGCTGCATGCCGTGGGCATCCACAGCGCCTCGGACTTGCGTCGCCTGGGGGCGGTGGATGCCTATCGGGCTGTGCGCACGCGCGGGTTCCGGGCATCCAAGGTGTTGTTATATGCGATCGAAGGCGCGCTGATGGATGTGCATTGGAACGACATCCCCGCTGAGCGCAAGGAAGCCCTGAATAAACAGTTGGAAGCGATCTCGTCACGCCACAAGAATTGA